The Kineosporiaceae bacterium DNA window ATCGGCCGGTTCGCGCTCTCGCCCGCGGACGGGTTGATCGTCCGGAACGTGATCCACGCGTTGAGCAAACCCACCAAGGTCAGCACGACCACCGACACCGAGGCGGACGCTGAGGCTGGTGGGGACGGGCAGGTCCAGGGTGAACTGCCGCTGCGTGACCCAAGGACCGCCGCGCAACGCCGCGCCGACGCCTTGACCCACCTGGCGCACCTGGCGCTGCACCGCGGCAGCGACCCCGACACCGACGAGGGACCACCCGCCGACCCAGCCCCCAGCGCCACCTCCACCCCGACGGACACCGCCACCAGCGGCACCGACACTGGCAGCGGCACCAAGAGTGGCAGCGGCAAGGCTGCTGGCGGCACTGCTGCTGGCTGTGGCGGTGCCAGCGTGGATGGCGGCGGCTCAGCGCCGTCCGCCAGCCGGGCCATCACCCCGCAGGCCGCCGCACCCACCACCCGGCCCGTGCCCACCACTCGGCGCGCGCCCACCCCACCGCCCTCCACCGGCGTGCACATCTCGCTGATCGCCACCCTCGACCAACTCACCGCCGCCCTCCGACCCACACCCACCCCCGGCGCCGGCCTCGGCAGCGACCTCGGCCCCGGCGGCGGACCCCTACCCCGCCACGTCCTGGCCCAGAACCTCTGCACCGCCCTGATCTCCCCCACCCTCCTCGACAGCGGCGGAGCCGTCCTCGCCCAAGGCCGAGCCCAACGCCTGGCCACCCCCGCCCAACGCCGGGCGGTGTTCGCCCGAGACCGGGGATGCATCATCCCCGGCTGCACCGCGCCTGCGGACTGGTGCGACGTCCACCACGTCACCCCCTGGGCTGACGGCGGACTGACCGACGTCGACAAGATGGCCCTGGTCTGCAACCGGGACCACACCGCCGTCCACGTCGGCATCTGGACCATCCAGATGATCAACGGGGCGCCCTGGGTCATCCCACCCGCCTGGATCGACCCCCACCAACAACCCGTCCGCAACACCCTGCACGACGACGAACACACCGCCCACCAGCTCGCCCGACACCTCGGCGAACAACTCACCCTCGACCTCGACACCGGTTCACGCGCCGACTGGGCCACCGGGCAGTCCGACGACGACGAACCCCGCTCACCCGAGTGGCGCCCCCACCCAGAGTGGCGCTCGGCTCCCGAGTCTGGCCCGACGGCCGATTCGCGGCGGACACCCGGGTCGCACCGGCCACGGGAGTCGTCCGAGCCATCACCAGAGTCGCCCGAACCATCACCGGAGCCGTCCGAGCCACTGGAGGATCGATGATGGCCCCCGTCCCGACACGCGCGTCTGATGACCGAACAACACCCCGGGGCCCACCATGGGGCATGACGTTTCGCGTGATCCCGGTACCTGGATTCGGGGCCGAAGACGTGGCGGTCGCCCTCGCCGGCCCGGACGAGGGGATGGTGTTCACCGGCACCGAGGACGGGGCCATCCACCGGATCGCACACGACGGGCGCCGGGTCGACACCGTGGCCCACACCGGGGGGCGGCCGCTGGGCATCGAGTATCTGCCCGAGGGGCGTCTGTTGATCTGCGACGCCCGCCGCGGCTTGTTGCTGATCGACCCGGAGACGGGTGGCGTGGAGGCTGTCATGGACGCCGTCGACGACCGGCCGATGGTGTTCTGCAACAACGCGGCGGTCGCGGCGGACGGTACGGCCTACGTCTCGGACTCCTCGACCGTGCACGGCATCGACCACTGGAAAGCCGAGATCCTCGAGCTGACCCGCACCGGCCGGCTGCTGCGGCGCGGGCCGGGCGGCGAGGTCGAGGTACTGCTCGGCGGGCTGGCCTTCGCCAACGGGGTGGCTCTCGCCGCCGACGAGTCGTTCGTCGCCGTCGCCCAGACCGCAACTCGGGTGGTGTCCCGCTCTTGGCTCACGGGTGCCCGAGCCGGCACGGACGACCTGCTGGTCGCCGACCTGCCGGGCTACCCCGACAACATCGCCCGGGGCAGCGACGGCTTGATCTGGGTCACGATCGCCAGCCCGCTCGACGGCCTGGTCGAGGGGCTGCAGCGCGGCCCGTTGTGGCTGCGGCGGGCGGCAACCCGGATCCCTGATCGTCTGCAGCCGGCGCCGAAGCGGACCATCCGGGTGCAGGCCTACGACAACGACGGCCGGCTGATCCACGATGTCCGGGTCGACGATCCGGGTTCCACGTCGCAGTTCCACATGGCGACCGGTGTGCGCGAACACGACGGGCGGGTCTGGTTCGGCAGCCTGCACGAGCCGGCCGTCGCCGTCCTCGACCTGGACTGACGCAGATTCACCGGACTGACGCGGATCGGCGCCTACCCGTTCAGCGACCGGCCGCGGCCACGGAGGCCGCTGCGGCGACCGAATCCAACAGGACCGCGCGAATCAGGTCGGCGGCCCAATCCAGCAGTGGGACATCCCGCAGCCCCTGCCCGCCGACCCTGGCGGTCATCGGGCGCGGCACCAGGATGGCCGACGTGGCCGGCTTGATCAGCGAACCGGGGTAGAGCCGCTTCAGGCGCATCTGGCCCGAGTCGGGCAACTCCACCGGCCCGAAGCGCACCTGGTTGCCCTGCAGGCCCACGTCCGTCAGGCCGGCGCGACGGGCCAACAGCCGGAACCGGGCGACATCCAACAACCGCTCGGCCGGTGGCGGCAGGGCACCGTACCGGTCGACGAGTTCGGCGCGGACGGCGTCCAGGGCCTGGTCGGTGACCACCTCGGCGATCTTGCGGTAGGCCTCGAGGCGCAACCGCTCCCCCGGCACATACTCATGCGGCAGATGCGCATCGACCGGCAACTCGACCTTCATCTCGGCGGTCTGCTCGCCCTCACCCTCACCGCGGAACTCGGCCACCGCCTCACCGACCATGCGCACGTACAGGTCGAACCCGACCCCGGCGATGTGCCCGGACTGCTCCCCGCCCAGCAGGTTCCCGGCGCCGCGGATCTCGAGGTCCTTCATGGCCACCTGCATGCCGGCACCCAGATCGGTGTGCGCGGCGATGGTCGCCAGCCGGTCGTGCGCGGTCTCGGTCAACGGCCGCTCCGGCGGGTACAGGAAGTAGGCGTACGCCCGCTCCCGGCCACGCCCGACGCGACCGCGCAGCTGGTGTAACTGACTGAGCCCCAACACATCCGCCCGCTCCAGAACCAGTGTGTTGGCATTCGAGATGTCCAGCCCCGTCTCGACGATGGTGGTGCACACCAGCACGTCGAACCGCTTCTCCCAGAAGTCGACGATCACCTCTTCGAGCCGGTGCTCGCCCATCTTGCCGTGAGCGGTGGCGATGCGCGCCTCGGGTACCAGTTCACGCAACCGCGCTGCCGCCCGCTCGATCGACTCGACCTTGTTGTGCACGTAGAAGACCTGGCCCTCACGCAGCAGCTCTCGCCGGACCGCCGCCGCGATCTGCTTCTCCTCATAGGGGCCGACGAAGGTCAGGACCGGATGGCGCTCCTCGGGCGGCGTGGCCAGGGTCGACATCTCCCGGATGCCGGTGACCGCCATCTCGAGGGTGCGCGGAATCGGCGTGGCCGACATCGCCAGCACGTCGACGTTCGTGCGCAGCTGCTTCAGCTTCTCCTTGTGCTCGACGCCGAACCGCTGCTCCTCGTCGACGATCACCAGGCCGAGGTCGGCGAACTTCACCCCCGCCGACAACAGCCGGTGGGTGCCGATCACGATGTCGACCGACCCGTCGGCCAGCCCGTCGAGCGTGGCCTTGGAATGCGACTCGGACTGGAACCGCGACAGCGCCCGCAACCGCACCGGGAAGTTGGCGTACCGCTCGGTGAAGGTCTCATAGTGCTGCTGCACCAGCAGCGTTGTCGGCACCAACACGGCGACCTGCTTGCCGTCCTGCACCGCCTTGAACGCCGCCCGCACCGCGATCTCGGTCTTGCCGTACCCGACGTCGCCGCAGATCAGCCGGTCCATCGGGATCGGCTTCTCCATGTCGGACTTGACCTCGTCGATCGAGGAGAGCTGATCGGGGGTCTCGACGTAGGCGAAGGCGTCCTCGAGTTCGCGTTGCCACGGGGTGTCCGAGGCGAACGCGTGCCCGCTGGAGGCCATCCGCGCGGAGTACAGCTGGATCAGTTCCCCGGCGATCTGGCGTACCGCCTTGCGCGCCCGGCCCTTGGTCTTGGCCCAGTCGCCGCCGCCCATCTTGTTGAGCTGCGGCGCCTCACCCCCGACGTACCGCGTCACCTGGTCGAGGGAATCGCTCGGCACGAACAACCGGTCACCCGGCTGGCCCCGCTTACCGGGCGCGTACTCGATCACCAGGTACTCACGGGTCGCCCCGCCGATGCTGCGCTGGATCATCTCCACGTACTTGCCCACGCCGTGCTGTTCGTGCACGACGAAGTCGCCGGGCCGCAGCTGCAGCGGGTCGACGATCGCCCGGCGCCGGCTCGGCAACCGGCGCATGTCCTTGGTGGCAGAACGGGTTCCGGAGATGTCGGTCTCGGTGAGCAGGGCCAGTTTCAGCTCGTCGGCGATGAACCCGTGCTCGATCGCCGCCGTGGTCACCTGCACCACGGACGCCGCCGGCGCGCCGTCCAGCGAGGCCACCAACCGAGCCGGGACGTCGGCGCCCGAGAGCACCTCGACCAGCCGTTTGGCCGGCCCCGCCCCCTCGGTCGTGGCCACCACCGACCACCCGTCGTGCACCAGCGCCCGCAGATCGGCCAGCGCCCGCTCGACCTCACCGCGGTAGCCCACCACCTCACGAGCCCCGATCGTGACGACCTCGGCGAGGTCCTCGAACGAGCTCGGCTCGGCCGGCTCCCTCGCTTCGCCCGATCGGGTGCGCTCGGCGATCTCGTCCAGCTCGGCATCGCGCGCCAACGAGGTCAGCGACCACCACGGGATGCCGGAGTCGAGGGCGTGCCCCCGCACCTGTGCCAGCGTCGCGTAGCTACCCGCCGCGAGATCGACGGCGCCGAGCTCGCCGTCCAGCCCGGCCCCGAGGTCACGCAGATCGACCGGGATGGCGTTGCCCGCCGAGGCGTTGGCCCACGAGGCGGCCAGGAACTCCTCGCTGGTGGCCACCAGGTCGTGAGCGCGTCGCCGTACCTTCTCGGGGTCGATCAGGACGACGTGGGTGTGCTTGGGCAGCAGGTCGAGCAGCGGCTCCATCCGCTCGACCAGTACCGGCGCCAGCGACTCCATGCCCTCGGCGGCGATGCCCTCGGCGAGCTTGGCGAGCAGGTCGGCCACCCCGGGCAACCGCTCGGCGGCCGCAGCGGCCCGCGCCTTGACCGTCTCGGTGAGCAGGATCTCGCGGCAGGGCGGCGCCCACACCCCGGACGGCGCGACCTCGAGCGAGCGCTGATCGGCCACCGAGAACCAGCGCACCTCCTCGACGGTGTCGCCCCAGAACTCCACCCGCAGCGGATGGTCCTCGGTGGGTGGGAAGACGTCGAGGATGCCGCCCCGGACAGCGAACTCCCCCCGCCGCTCGACCATGTCGGTCCGCGTGTAGGCAGCCGCGGCCAGCGCCTCGACGACATCGTCCAGAGCCCGCTCGTCGCCCGGGCGCATGGCGATCGGCTCGAGGTCACCGAGCCCGGCGATCACCGGCTGCAGCACCGCCCGGATCGGGGCAACCAGAACCTGGATCGGCCCGGCCGGGCCGACCTCGCCGTCCTGCACCGGAGCCGGGTGGGCCAGCCGGCGGAACACGGCCAGCCGGCGTCCCACCGTGTCCGAGCGCGGGCTGAGCCGCTCGTGGGGCAACGTCTCCCACGCGGGGAGCTCGGCGACGGCGTCCGGCGGCAGGTAACAGCGCACCGCAGCAGCGATGTCCTCGGCCTCGCGCCCGGTCGCGGTGACCACGAGGACCGGACGATCGCCACCATCCGGTTGGGCGAGGGCGGCCAGGACCAGTGCCCGGGCGCCTGGTGGGGCGACGATGTCGAGCTGACCGACGCCACCTGCCCGAGCAGCCTCCAGCACCTGGCCGAGCCCCGGGTCGGGACGGACGGCGTCGAGCAGGCCGGTGAGCGTCATGCAGTAGTTCTAACCCGCGGTACCGACAGTGGCCCAATCAGCCGGGATCGAGTAGCGGGTCCGGCGGACGCCGACCGTGGTCCGCGCCGTCGGATCGAGCCGGCCTCAGGACTCGTACCAGGGCTTGGTCGGTGCCGGCAGGGGCGGGCCGGCCTGCGGCCGGATCGAGCGACGCGAGGGGTAGGGCGAGGTGCCCGTGCCCGGCGTCGGCGCCGCCGTCGCCGGGTTGCGGTGGCTGCCGTTGGCCGACACCCCGAAGCCCCTGGCGGGTTGCGGCGACGGGGACGGAACCGGAGCGGTCGGGATGCCCTTCACGGGCCCCCGTGACCCCGGCACCTGCCCGGGTGTGGCCGGGCGCTCGGTGGGGGGCGGAGCGGGCCGGGTGGGCGCCGGCCCCGGCGTGGCCGAGGAACCGGACGGCGTCTCGCCCGGGCGGGAGGGGTCACTCGCGGCGGACTCGGCGGACGGCTCGTCGTCCAGCTCGGCCTCGGCGTCGGCATCGGCGTCGGCGTCGGCGTCGGCATCGGCATCCGCAGACTTCTCGGCCGTCACCTCGGCGTCCTCGGGCGAATCCTCGGCGTCGGCGTCTACCTCGGCGTCGGCGTCCTCGGCCTCGGCCTCGACGTCGGCGTCGGTGGACGTGTCGGTGTCCGTCGCGACGTCCTTCTCGGCGGCAGGGTGCTCGGCGGACGGCTTCTCGTCACCGTCCTGATCCCGGCCGCCCGGTGCCCCCGAGCCCCGCGAGACCGGCGTCGCCGGCTCGGTGAGAGCGTCCGGCTTCGCGTCGGACTTCGCGTCGGGCTGCGCGTCGGGCTGGGACTCGGGCATCGGCGCCCAGGCCACGGGGAGCGGCGCGGGCGGGTTCACCGGCATCCGCCGATCACGGACGACGGCACTGTCGCGCGAGCGACGCCGCGGCAACATCACGGAGAGAATCAGGCCGGCGATCAGACCGCCGGCCAGCCCGATCGCGACGTCGACCACCGGGCGCGGCGAACTCTTGACGGTCGGCGGCACCGCACGCGTGATCACTCGTCCGCCCGAGGTGGCCTTGATCGAGGTGAGCTCACGCTGGTCGGTGAGCAGCGAGCGCAGCGTCTCCTGATAGGCCGAGGTCTGCCCGCCCTGCCCGATCCGCTGCGTCACGGTCTCGATCTGCGCGGTGATCGAGGCCAACCGCCGGTCGGCATCGGCCTGAGCCGAGCCCTCTCGGTAGGCGAGGTAGCTCTCGGCGACGGTCTGCGCGCCGGCTGCCGCGCCGTCCGGTGTCCCGGCGGCGAAGTGCAGGTTGAGCACCTGGGTGTCCTGTGGCGAGTCCACGGTCAGCGCGTCCCGGACGACGTCCGGCGACAGGTTCAGCTTCTCGCCCGCGGCGGTCGCGACGGCGGAGGACCTGGCCACCTGCGACTCGGTCAGCATGTTGATCACGCTCGACAGGTTGACGCTGCCGAATTGTTCGGCGATCACCGGCTGCACCACCACGCTGGCACTGGCGACGTAGGAGGTCGGTGCGGTGAGGGTGTACCCGATCGAGCCGACGACGCCGAGCACCACGCAGGTTGCGGCGAGCAGCCAACGTTCCCGCACCCGCGCCAGAATGTCCGACACGGTCAGCGTCTGCGTGGCACTGAAGCCGAACGAGGTGGCCGGCGCGAACGTGGTCGGCCAACTCAGGGTGTCCCCCGAGGCCGTCGCAGAGTCAGGTCCTGGCGAGGTGTCGATGCGCGCGTCCACGCAGTGACGCTCGGCCGCACCCCGACCGAACTGAAGAGAATTGGTGACAACGGGTGTTTGTTCTGTATCTATGAGTAGCCAAATGTCAGACTGCCCAGGTGCGTCACCCGGTCGCCGACTCGGGCCGACAGAGCGTCCCGCCCGTAGCTGGCCCGACGTTCGCGGCCCCGTTGTTGCGGGCCAGGGCGCTGCCGGCCTGGCCGTTCGCCACCCTGTTCGTGCTGTATCCGGTGTGGTGGGTCCTCGGCCTGACCCCGGTGGTCCTGCCGCTGCTCGGCGCGGTGTGCCTGTTCCTGATGGTGCTCCGAGGATCGATCCGGTTGCCCCCGCTGTGGTTCCTCTGGGTCAGCTTCCTGATCTGGGCGGGTGCCTCGTCCGTCATGGTCGACAGCCCTGGACGCCTCGTCGGCTTCGCCCAACGCCTGGGCGCCCTGCTCGGCGCCTCGCTGCTGGTGGTCTACCTGTACAACGCCCGCGAGCGCCTACCCCGCCGGCGGGCGGTGGCCGCGATGTCGTTCTTCGGCGTCTGGCTCATCGTCGGCGGCTACCTGGGCATGGCCTTCCCGCACTTTCGCCTGCGGACCCCGATGCTCGCCCTCGCGCCGACCTCGCTGGCCACCAACGACTACGTGATCGAACTGCTCAGCCCCCGGTTCGCCGAGGTGCAGCACCCGTACGGAGCCACCTCGGACTTCATCCGCCCCTCGGCGCCGTTCCCCTACACCAATGCCTGGGGACACACCTTCGTGCTGCTGCTGCCGATCGTGGCCGCCCTGGCGGTGCGGGCCTCACGCCGCACCCAGTGGCTGCTCGCCGCGGGCGTGGCGGTGGCGATCCCCCCGGCGCTGGCCACCTTGAACCGGGGCATCTTCGTCGGCGTGGCCGTCGCCGCCGGTTACCTGATGCTGCGGACCATCCGGCGCATGAGTCTGATCCGGGTGCTGCAGATCGGGACGACGCTCGTCGTCCTGGCCGGGGGGCTGTTGGCCAGCGGCGCCCTCGATCGGGTCACCGAACGCACCAGCACCTCCTCGACCACCCAGGACCGGGCGAGCCTGTACCGCGAGTCGTTCGAGCGCACCCTGGACTCACCCTGGCTCGGCTGGGGCGCCCCCCGCCCGAGCGCCACCCTGGACGTCTCGGTCGGCACCCAGGGGCACTTCTGGTACCTGATGTTCTCGCACGGGTTCATCGGCCTGGCCCTGTTCCTGGCCACCATCTGGGGCCTGGCGTTGGCCACCCGCCGGGTCGCGGACACCGAGACCCTGCTGCTGCACACCGTCGTGGTGGTGATCGGCGTGACCCTGTTGTTCTACGGCGTGGACGGCGTGCACCTGGTGCTGGCCCTGGGCAGCGCCGCGCTGGTGATGCGACCGGAGCTGCGCGAGGCATCGGCCCGCACGCCTCGTCCCAGCACGGCTCGTCCCGGCGGCACGGCACGATCCGACACCGCCCCCACCCTGCCCGGGCCGCGCCCGGGACGAGGAAGGTGACCTCGATGAGCACCGTCGACGGCCAGCGCGCCATCCCGGTCGAGATCGATCTCAGCCAAGACCACCGGACGGCGACCCCCGAGGACGAGCGGATGCGCGTCGTCCGCGCTCAGCTCGAGCACGTGTTCCCCCCGGCGCGGTTCCCGATGCGCCTGGCCTTCGGCGCGGTGCCCGAGGGGTGGCGCGAGATCGAGGCCTGGCGAGTGATCCCCCGCCGCGCGGCACCCCGCTTCCTGGTGCCGGTGCAGCCTGCCGCGGCAGCGCGACTGGTGCTGTCGCACAATGGATTACGCACCCGCAAGGTGGCGGCCACCCGGCGCCTGGCGGCGCTGGCGATGCGCCCCCTCGCGGCGTTCACCGGTGACCGAACGGTGCTGCGACTGTCGGCCCCGGCCCAGATCGGGGACGCCGACATCGAGCAAGCGGTGATCACCCGCCACCTGCGGCGTCGGCTGCCGCAGGCCACCAGCACCGCGATCAGCCTGCGTGACTTCCACCCCCGGGCCAAGCCCACCGTGCAACTGGTCGACGACCGCGGCCGGGTCGTGGCCTTCGCCAAGGTCGCCTCGGATCCGACCACCGGCGAACGGGTGCTCACCGAGGCCGACCTGATGGAGCAGCTCGGTGCCGGGCTCGATCCCGCGATCTCACCGATCCGGCTGCCCGCCGTCCTGGATGCCGGACGGTGCGGCCCGTTCGCCTACTCGGTGGTCGAGCCGCTACCGGACGACGCGCGCCGGGTGAGCGCGGACGACGAGGCGCTGGTGCTGCGAGCCCTGGCCGTCTTCGGCGCCGGCCGCTCGGCCGTGCGCACCATGCCGTTGGCCCAGACCGCACTGTGGGACGACGTGATGGCCCGGGCCACGGCCGCCCGATCGGCTCGCGCGGCGCGACCGGACCTGGTCGCCGGCCTCGAGCGGTTGACCGCGACCGCACTGCGGCTCGACGCGGCGGTGTCGGTGCCCGTGGGGCGCTATCACGGCGACTGGACCCCCTGGAACATGGGCATCAGCAACGGCGTCATCTGGGCCTGGGACCTCGAGTACGGCAGTCCCCAGGGTCCGCTGGGCCTGGATGCCCTGCGCTGGGCCTTCCAGGTGCAGCACGTCACCGGCGGGGCGACGTTCACCGAGGCCGTCGCCGCCATGACCGCCGCCGCCCCCCACGTGCTGGCGCCATTGGGCGTACCCACGACGCTGACCACCACCCTGGTCAGGTTCCACGTGATCGAGACCATGGCGACCGCGTTGGGACTGCTCGCCTCCGGGCGGGGATTGCCCGACGGCCTCGACCCGGACGCGGTCGAGGTGATGCGTTCCCTCGAGGGGCCGCACGTCCCGCCGGCACAGCGACGTCCCTGAGAGACCCACCCGACACCTCACCTCGGCGCATCACCTCAACTCCTCGCCTCGGCTCGTCGTCCGGACGGGGGGTCACCGCAGGCTGAACTCAAGGCTTGCCCGGTCGGTGTCGATTCGCCACCCATGGCCAAGACTCCTGCCCGCCCCGAGCCCGGCGCGACGCCGGGCGAGGTGCCGTCCCCGCGTCAGGCCGGGGACGACGCCCCCGCCGTCAGCGTGATCATCCCGACCGTCGATCGGGAGAAGCTGCTGCTGCGGGCGGTGCGCAGCGTGGCCGGGCAGGACCACCTCGGCCCGATCGAGATCATCGTGGTACGCGACGGCACGCCGTCCGCCGATGCCACGGCCGAGCTGGAAGCGACCATGGCCGCGGAGTTGCGGGCGGGGGTCACGCTGCGCCAGATACCGAACACCCGCTCCAAGGGCCTGCCGGGAGCACGCAACAGCGGCATCCTGGCCGCCTCGAACGCCTTCGTGGCCTTCTGCGATGACGACGACGAATGGCTGCCGGACAAGCTGTCCGCCCAGGTGCCGTTGCTGGTCCGCACCCCGTCGGCGTCCATGGTGGCCACCGGGGTGTCGGTGGTGACCCACGGCATCGCCACCCACCGGCCCGGCCCGTTGCGGCCGACCACGCTCGAGGATCTGCTCACCCGCCGGATCATGGAGCTGCACCCGTCGACGTTCCTGATCCGCCGCGATGACCTGACCGGCGCGATCGGTCTGGTCGACGAGGACCTGCCCGGCGGCTACGCCGAGGACTACGACCTGCTGCTGCGGGCCGCCGCGGTCGGCCCGGTGCTCTCGGTGCCGCGGCCGTTGGTGCGGGTGCACTGGCACGGTTCGTCGTACTACTTCTCCAAGTGGCAGATGATCCACGACAGCCTCGACGTGCTGCTGGACAAGCATCCTCAGTTCGCCTCCATCCCTCGCGGCGAGGCGCGGATCCGTGGCCAGCAGGCCATCGCGCTGGCCGCCATGGGACGCCGCCGCGAGGCACTCAGCACCGCGTTCGACACCGTGCGGCTGCACCGGGGTGAGCCGCGGGCCTACGTCGCCGCGGTCGTGGCGAGCGGCGTGCTGAGCGTCGAGGGCATCCAGCGGTTCCTGCACCGGCGCGGCAGAGGGTTGTGAGCACGAGCGGCCCACCGATCGGTGTCGCACCCGAGCCGGCCGGCACCCCGGCTGCCACCGGAGCTGATGCCGGCAGCTCCTCGAGTCCGGCGGTGGCCGCCACCGCGGCTCGCCAGGGTGCTCTCGGGCTGATCGGGGCGATCTCGGCCGGAGCCGGCGGCCTGGTGTTGACCGTGACCGTCAGCCGGATGTTGCCCGCCGGTGATGCCGGCATCTACTTCACCGCCGTGGCGCTGTTCACCATCGCCACCGCGGTGCTCGCGCTCGGGGCCGACACCGGGCTGGTGCGGGCGTTGTCCGGGCTGCGCGCTGCGCGGCGTCCAGAGCTGGTGCGACCCGTCCTGTCCGGGGCGCTGCGACCGGTGATCGCGGCGTCCGCGGCGGTCGCCGTGCTCGTGGCCGTCGCGGCAGATCCGTTGGCGCACCTGCTGTTCCCTGCGGACACGGCCGCTCGCATGGCCGACGTCCTGCGGCTGCTCGCCCCGTTCCTGGTGCTCTCGACCACCTCGATGGTGCTGCTCAACGGCGCAGCGCGGGGGTTGGGTTCACTGCGCACCTTCACCACGGTGCAGCAGGTGTTCCTGCCGGTCTCGCGGCCGCTGTTGCTCGCCGGGACGGTGCTGGCCGGTGGCGTCGCCCTCGATCACGGCCTCGAGGTGCCCAGTACGGCCACCCTGGCGGTCG harbors:
- a CDS encoding SMP-30/gluconolactonase/LRE family protein yields the protein MTFRVIPVPGFGAEDVAVALAGPDEGMVFTGTEDGAIHRIAHDGRRVDTVAHTGGRPLGIEYLPEGRLLICDARRGLLLIDPETGGVEAVMDAVDDRPMVFCNNAAVAADGTAYVSDSSTVHGIDHWKAEILELTRTGRLLRRGPGGEVEVLLGGLAFANGVALAADESFVAVAQTATRVVSRSWLTGARAGTDDLLVADLPGYPDNIARGSDGLIWVTIASPLDGLVEGLQRGPLWLRRAATRIPDRLQPAPKRTIRVQAYDNDGRLIHDVRVDDPGSTSQFHMATGVREHDGRVWFGSLHEPAVAVLDLD
- a CDS encoding glycosyltransferase family 2 protein; translation: MAKTPARPEPGATPGEVPSPRQAGDDAPAVSVIIPTVDREKLLLRAVRSVAGQDHLGPIEIIVVRDGTPSADATAELEATMAAELRAGVTLRQIPNTRSKGLPGARNSGILAASNAFVAFCDDDDEWLPDKLSAQVPLLVRTPSASMVATGVSVVTHGIATHRPGPLRPTTLEDLLTRRIMELHPSTFLIRRDDLTGAIGLVDEDLPGGYAEDYDLLLRAAAVGPVLSVPRPLVRVHWHGSSYYFSKWQMIHDSLDVLLDKHPQFASIPRGEARIRGQQAIALAAMGRRREALSTAFDTVRLHRGEPRAYVAAVVASGVLSVEGIQRFLHRRGRGL
- a CDS encoding DUF222 domain-containing protein; amino-acid sequence: MEPEQTPTPDGEDAAVGNSGLPGLPDDEADTIGMSASPVATVLDAVSAQLRLLQTAPTLTLSDGELRDALIAAHRVANQVEAAVLHLVRAVDDRPEAMPTCAPGKVAATFLVHALRIDPGTAARDVAAARALDQDGAGVGVDTGHDGLGPDGAATLGLPEVGAALAAGDISRRHVDHATGCLGRIDKDVLTHIDPDGISGVQRVDEFLAEMARKHAPHVFRRLCTQLEEALNPDQGFDPKAHEKRYLHLGTDSNGMLIGRFALSPADGLIVRNVIHALSKPTKVSTTTDTEADAEAGGDGQVQGELPLRDPRTAAQRRADALTHLAHLALHRGSDPDTDEGPPADPAPSATSTPTDTATSGTDTGSGTKSGSGKAAGGTAAGCGGASVDGGGSAPSASRAITPQAAAPTTRPVPTTRRAPTPPPSTGVHISLIATLDQLTAALRPTPTPGAGLGSDLGPGGGPLPRHVLAQNLCTALISPTLLDSGGAVLAQGRAQRLATPAQRRAVFARDRGCIIPGCTAPADWCDVHHVTPWADGGLTDVDKMALVCNRDHTAVHVGIWTIQMINGAPWVIPPAWIDPHQQPVRNTLHDDEHTAHQLARHLGEQLTLDLDTGSRADWATGQSDDDEPRSPEWRPHPEWRSAPESGPTADSRRTPGSHRPRESSEPSPESPEPSPEPSEPLEDR
- the mfd gene encoding transcription-repair coupling factor translates to MTLTGLLDAVRPDPGLGQVLEAARAGGVGQLDIVAPPGARALVLAALAQPDGGDRPVLVVTATGREAEDIAAAVRCYLPPDAVAELPAWETLPHERLSPRSDTVGRRLAVFRRLAHPAPVQDGEVGPAGPIQVLVAPIRAVLQPVIAGLGDLEPIAMRPGDERALDDVVEALAAAAYTRTDMVERRGEFAVRGGILDVFPPTEDHPLRVEFWGDTVEEVRWFSVADQRSLEVAPSGVWAPPCREILLTETVKARAAAAAERLPGVADLLAKLAEGIAAEGMESLAPVLVERMEPLLDLLPKHTHVVLIDPEKVRRRAHDLVATSEEFLAASWANASAGNAIPVDLRDLGAGLDGELGAVDLAAGSYATLAQVRGHALDSGIPWWSLTSLARDAELDEIAERTRSGEAREPAEPSSFEDLAEVVTIGAREVVGYRGEVERALADLRALVHDGWSVVATTEGAGPAKRLVEVLSGADVPARLVASLDGAPAASVVQVTTAAIEHGFIADELKLALLTETDISGTRSATKDMRRLPSRRRAIVDPLQLRPGDFVVHEQHGVGKYVEMIQRSIGGATREYLVIEYAPGKRGQPGDRLFVPSDSLDQVTRYVGGEAPQLNKMGGGDWAKTKGRARKAVRQIAGELIQLYSARMASSGHAFASDTPWQRELEDAFAYVETPDQLSSIDEVKSDMEKPIPMDRLICGDVGYGKTEIAVRAAFKAVQDGKQVAVLVPTTLLVQQHYETFTERYANFPVRLRALSRFQSESHSKATLDGLADGSVDIVIGTHRLLSAGVKFADLGLVIVDEEQRFGVEHKEKLKQLRTNVDVLAMSATPIPRTLEMAVTGIREMSTLATPPEERHPVLTFVGPYEEKQIAAAVRRELLREGQVFYVHNKVESIERAAARLRELVPEARIATAHGKMGEHRLEEVIVDFWEKRFDVLVCTTIVETGLDISNANTLVLERADVLGLSQLHQLRGRVGRGRERAYAYFLYPPERPLTETAHDRLATIAAHTDLGAGMQVAMKDLEIRGAGNLLGGEQSGHIAGVGFDLYVRMVGEAVAEFRGEGEGEQTAEMKVELPVDAHLPHEYVPGERLRLEAYRKIAEVVTDQALDAVRAELVDRYGALPPPAERLLDVARFRLLARRAGLTDVGLQGNQVRFGPVELPDSGQMRLKRLYPGSLIKPATSAILVPRPMTARVGGQGLRDVPLLDWAADLIRAVLLDSVAAAASVAAAGR